A genome region from Streptomyces sp. NBC_01296 includes the following:
- a CDS encoding M23 family metallopeptidase, which produces MASNSPAPEGIELQEAPNAGAWGEWNPTEDSARPPRGKHRVVKQRGGLARSSTVLGVGVIAAVGASGIATAQDRPQVAISMPSLPDFGLGGAGGDGQHADAEGPAAGAEAATKTGIIAQQAAGHADAGATLVGRILQQAESQESAADAQTRAQAERAAQEAAAAQAKAQRETAQKEADDARVAAEKEAKEAAEAKAEQERIAKLAGSYSLPTSAYTLTSHYGDAGSMWSSGYHTGLDFAAPTGTPVKAVAGAKITSAGWSGAYGYRIVLELEDGTEIWYCHLSSMSVTSGSVGAGETIGRVGATGNVTGPHLHLEVRKGGSTMDPLAWLESKGLSV; this is translated from the coding sequence GTGGCCTCCAACTCGCCTGCCCCCGAAGGCATCGAGCTCCAGGAAGCGCCCAACGCGGGCGCCTGGGGCGAATGGAACCCCACCGAGGACTCCGCCCGCCCGCCCCGCGGCAAGCACCGGGTCGTCAAGCAGCGCGGAGGGCTTGCCCGCAGCTCCACCGTGCTCGGCGTCGGCGTCATCGCGGCGGTCGGCGCGAGCGGCATCGCCACCGCGCAGGACCGGCCCCAAGTCGCCATCTCCATGCCCTCGCTGCCCGACTTCGGGCTGGGCGGCGCCGGGGGCGACGGGCAGCACGCGGACGCCGAAGGCCCCGCGGCGGGCGCCGAAGCCGCCACGAAGACCGGCATCATCGCGCAGCAGGCCGCCGGGCACGCCGACGCCGGCGCGACCCTGGTGGGCCGGATCCTCCAGCAGGCCGAGTCCCAGGAGAGCGCCGCCGACGCCCAGACCCGGGCGCAGGCCGAACGCGCCGCGCAGGAGGCCGCCGCCGCGCAGGCCAAGGCCCAGCGGGAGACCGCCCAGAAGGAGGCCGACGACGCCCGCGTGGCCGCCGAGAAGGAGGCCAAGGAGGCCGCCGAGGCCAAGGCGGAGCAGGAGCGGATCGCCAAGCTCGCCGGCAGCTACTCCCTGCCCACCTCCGCCTACACCCTCACCTCGCACTACGGCGACGCCGGTTCCATGTGGTCCTCCGGCTACCACACCGGCCTCGACTTCGCCGCCCCGACCGGCACCCCCGTCAAGGCCGTCGCCGGCGCGAAGATCACCTCGGCCGGCTGGTCCGGGGCGTACGGCTACCGGATCGTGCTCGAACTCGAGGACGGTACGGAGATCTGGTACTGCCACCTGTCCTCGATGTCGGTGACCTCCGGCTCGGTCGGCGCGGGCGAGACCATCGGCCGCGTCGGCGCCACCGGCAACGTCACCGGACCCCATCTCCACCTGGAAGTACGCAAGGGCGGCTCGACGATGGACCCGCTGGCGTGGCTGGAGTCCAAGGGCCTGAGCGTCTAG
- a CDS encoding PP2C family protein-serine/threonine phosphatase, which translates to MVGLGQQGGDEYAGGTGTGAARRVVRVLPAALIAVGLAFDVMTPPSYTGSPFFSAAPLIAAPLASLLITVLTGMLASLAVVLLHVLNATTWKVEALTELVTVVTVSGLAVLINRVVRRSGEQLASARGIAEAAQRAVLPKPAERIAGLHVCARYEAAQADAFIGGDLYAVQDTPYGVRLAVGDVRGKGLGAVEAVAVVLGAFREAADTEPTLEGLAQRLERALAREGTRRDSLDAVEGFTTCVLGEIPAGAQVLRLVNRGHPEPLLLYADGRLVVLAPAEPALPLGMGELAEAWPDRVGEWAFPTGATLLLYTDGLTEARDAAGVFYDPAARLNGRVFPGPGELLGALSSDVRRHTGGGATDDMALLAVGRPEAGQPDRRRTVPVVAP; encoded by the coding sequence GTGGTGGGCCTGGGGCAGCAGGGCGGCGACGAGTACGCGGGCGGCACCGGCACCGGCGCGGCCCGCCGGGTGGTCCGGGTGCTCCCGGCCGCGCTGATCGCGGTCGGACTGGCCTTCGACGTCATGACCCCGCCCAGCTACACGGGGTCCCCCTTCTTCTCCGCGGCCCCGCTGATCGCCGCCCCGCTGGCCTCCCTCCTGATCACGGTCCTCACCGGCATGCTGGCCTCGCTCGCGGTGGTCCTGCTGCACGTCCTCAACGCCACCACCTGGAAGGTCGAGGCGCTGACCGAGCTGGTGACCGTGGTGACCGTCTCCGGGCTCGCCGTCCTGATCAACCGGGTCGTACGGCGCAGCGGCGAGCAACTCGCCTCGGCGCGCGGGATCGCGGAGGCCGCCCAGCGCGCCGTACTGCCGAAGCCCGCCGAACGCATCGCGGGCCTGCACGTCTGCGCCCGTTACGAGGCCGCGCAGGCGGACGCCTTCATCGGCGGGGACCTGTACGCCGTCCAGGACACCCCGTACGGAGTGCGGCTGGCGGTGGGCGACGTACGGGGCAAGGGGTTGGGCGCGGTGGAGGCCGTGGCGGTGGTCCTCGGAGCCTTCCGGGAGGCGGCGGATACGGAGCCCACGCTCGAGGGGCTGGCGCAGCGGCTGGAGCGGGCGCTGGCCCGGGAGGGCACCCGGCGCGACAGCCTGGACGCGGTGGAGGGGTTCACGACCTGCGTGCTCGGCGAGATCCCGGCGGGGGCCCAGGTGCTGCGCCTGGTCAACCGGGGCCATCCCGAGCCGCTGCTGCTGTACGCGGACGGGCGCCTGGTGGTCCTCGCCCCGGCGGAGCCCGCGCTGCCGCTCGGCATGGGGGAGCTGGCCGAGGCGTGGCCGGACCGGGTTGGGGAGTGGGCCTTCCCGACCGGGGCCACCCTGCTGCTGTACACGGACGGGCTGACCGAGGCCCGGGACGCGGCGGGGGTCTTCTACGATCCGGCGGCCCGGCTGAACGGGCGGGTCTTCCCCGGGCCCGGCGAACTGCTCGGCGCGCTCAGCAGCGATGTGCGCCGGCACACGGGCGGCGGCGCGACGGACGACATGGCGCTCCTCGCGGTGGGCCGGCCGGAGGCGGGTCAGCCGGATCGGCGGCGGACCGTACCCGTGGTCGCTCCGTGA
- a CDS encoding AzlD domain-containing protein: MSDLTLALTIAGMAAVTFGPRLVPTLFLAAAALPRPVVVWLRQVPPAVIAALLAPSLFAPAGTLDLGPGNYALWLAVPTLLLAWRTRNFYLTIAFGIGSLALLRLITG; the protein is encoded by the coding sequence ATGAGCGACCTCACGCTCGCCCTGACCATCGCCGGCATGGCGGCCGTCACGTTCGGCCCCCGCCTGGTGCCGACCCTCTTCCTCGCGGCGGCCGCCCTGCCCCGCCCCGTCGTGGTCTGGCTGCGGCAGGTGCCGCCCGCGGTGATCGCCGCCCTGCTCGCCCCGTCCCTGTTCGCCCCGGCCGGCACGCTCGACCTCGGCCCCGGCAACTACGCCCTCTGGCTGGCGGTGCCGACCCTGCTGCTCGCCTGGCGCACCCGGAACTTCTACCTGACGATCGCCTTCGGCATCGGATCCCTGGCCCTGCTCCGCCTGATCACCGGCTGA
- a CDS encoding AzlC family ABC transporter permease, whose product MRSVAPDAPAPAHHAAAGAPGAGAARPAAPAQVTRPARAAWAAGFGQAVPVMLGYVPVAFAFGVLGHTAGLPWWAMVAMSAFVYGGSSQFAALQLLAVGAAPYAIVLTTFVVNLRHLLLSAAIAPRLAGWRRREQALFAYELTDEAFAVHSAQYAERTQRPKAEVFTFNTAVHASWVAGTLAGVLAGDLVTDVEALGLDYALPAMFMALLAAGIIADRRGLAVAVVAGGGAVGLTLLGLQYWAVLVAAAVAATFGLAVAPRESAAADAAADTDDRSAEDRTAQDRSTEGAPGR is encoded by the coding sequence GTGCGATCTGTAGCGCCCGACGCCCCGGCCCCGGCGCACCACGCCGCGGCCGGGGCCCCCGGGGCCGGGGCCGCCCGGCCGGCCGCCCCGGCCCAGGTCACCCGGCCGGCCCGCGCCGCCTGGGCGGCGGGCTTCGGGCAGGCCGTCCCCGTCATGCTCGGCTACGTGCCGGTGGCCTTCGCCTTCGGCGTGCTCGGCCACACCGCCGGGCTGCCGTGGTGGGCGATGGTCGCCATGTCGGCCTTCGTGTACGGCGGTTCCTCCCAGTTCGCGGCCCTCCAGCTGCTGGCCGTCGGCGCCGCCCCGTACGCCATCGTCCTGACCACCTTCGTCGTCAACCTGCGCCATCTGCTGCTGTCCGCCGCGATCGCCCCCCGGCTCGCCGGATGGCGGCGCCGGGAGCAGGCGCTCTTCGCGTACGAGCTCACCGACGAGGCCTTCGCGGTGCACTCCGCCCAGTACGCGGAACGCACGCAGCGCCCCAAGGCCGAGGTCTTCACCTTCAACACCGCCGTCCACGCCTCCTGGGTGGCGGGCACGCTCGCGGGCGTGCTGGCCGGGGACCTGGTCACCGACGTCGAGGCGCTGGGCCTCGACTACGCCCTGCCCGCCATGTTCATGGCCCTGCTGGCGGCCGGGATCATCGCCGACCGGCGCGGGCTCGCCGTCGCCGTCGTCGCGGGCGGCGGGGCGGTGGGCCTGACCCTGCTCGGCCTGCAGTACTGGGCCGTCCTGGTGGCGGCGGCCGTCGCGGCCACCTTCGGCCTGGCCGTCGCACCCCGCGAGAGCGCCGCCGCCGACGCCGCCGCCGACACGGACGACCGCAGCGCAGAAGACCGCACCGCACAAGACCGCAGCACGGAAGGAGCGCCGGGCCGATGA
- a CDS encoding GNAT family N-acetyltransferase, giving the protein MSAAALALEEPHVLVGPYAPLAPVAAAAASEAMTAADVPQVIELLRAAPQAAYCEWEDEGLLSGHLAHSSDLCRVIRTPSGRVVAALLAGSFGVRGSISHAVVDPGHRRLGLARVMAVDTLAAFRRRGVNRIFLAVLDGNEAATALWTGVGFRPALGERTFECDL; this is encoded by the coding sequence ATGAGCGCCGCAGCTCTGGCGCTCGAGGAGCCGCACGTACTGGTCGGGCCGTACGCGCCCCTGGCGCCCGTCGCCGCCGCCGCGGCGTCCGAGGCCATGACGGCGGCCGACGTCCCGCAGGTGATCGAGCTGCTGCGGGCCGCGCCGCAGGCCGCGTACTGCGAATGGGAGGACGAGGGGCTGCTGTCCGGGCACCTCGCCCACTCCTCCGACCTGTGCCGGGTGATCCGCACCCCCTCGGGCCGGGTCGTCGCGGCGCTGCTCGCCGGCTCGTTCGGCGTACGGGGAAGCATCAGCCACGCGGTGGTCGACCCCGGCCACCGCAGGCTGGGGCTGGCCCGGGTGATGGCGGTCGACACGCTGGCGGCCTTCCGGCGCCGCGGGGTCAACCGGATCTTCCTCGCCGTCCTCGACGGGAACGAGGCCGCGACCGCCCTCTGGACGGGCGTGGGCTTCCGCCCGGCCCTCGGAGAGAGGACCTTCGAGTGCGATCTGTAG